In one Aeromicrobium erythreum genomic region, the following are encoded:
- a CDS encoding ammonium transporter, whose protein sequence is MNFPTYWLLITAALVLFMTPGLAFFYGGLVKAKSVVSMMMLSFGTMGLVGVLWMLFGANMAFVDGTSNDWIPEVLGNPFSDFALNDAAKAAFGGDASAGAVLAAAAFGSTFAIITVALISGAIADRARFFPWLLFAGFFSVLVYFPVASWVFSFVVDGDTTTFTGWVGQLGTHLGLSTETIDFAGGTAVHINAGAAALALALVLGKRKVFSKETAVPHNVPLVLIGAAVLWFGWFGFNGGAATADGQAALIFVNTIVCPAAAAIGFIVVEHFRHGKATAVGAASGVVAGLVAITPACANLTPFWSIVLGLVAGAVCAVAIELKYKLGFDDSLDVVGLHLVAGVIGTLYLGFFAIDTGLFTGGNIDQLIVQFIPAVAIATYSFVMAFIIAKVIDVTVGFRVTEEEEVAGIDSVLHGGEGYALD, encoded by the coding sequence ATGAATTTCCCGACCTACTGGCTGCTCATCACGGCAGCGCTGGTGCTCTTCATGACGCCAGGCCTCGCCTTCTTCTACGGCGGTCTGGTCAAGGCCAAGAGCGTCGTGTCCATGATGATGCTCAGCTTCGGCACGATGGGCCTCGTGGGCGTCCTCTGGATGCTCTTCGGTGCCAACATGGCCTTCGTGGACGGAACCAGCAACGACTGGATCCCCGAGGTGCTCGGCAACCCGTTCTCCGACTTCGCGCTGAACGACGCGGCCAAGGCCGCGTTCGGCGGTGACGCCAGCGCCGGTGCTGTCCTCGCGGCGGCGGCCTTCGGGTCGACCTTCGCGATCATCACCGTCGCCCTCATCTCGGGCGCCATCGCCGACCGTGCGCGGTTCTTCCCCTGGCTGCTGTTCGCCGGGTTCTTCTCCGTGCTGGTCTACTTCCCGGTCGCCTCGTGGGTGTTCTCGTTCGTCGTGGACGGTGACACGACGACCTTCACCGGCTGGGTCGGCCAGCTCGGCACCCACCTGGGCCTGAGCACCGAGACGATCGACTTCGCCGGCGGCACCGCGGTGCACATCAACGCCGGCGCGGCCGCCCTGGCCCTCGCGCTCGTCCTGGGCAAGCGCAAGGTCTTCAGCAAGGAGACCGCCGTCCCGCACAACGTGCCGCTCGTCCTCATCGGTGCCGCGGTGCTGTGGTTCGGCTGGTTCGGCTTCAACGGCGGTGCCGCCACCGCGGACGGCCAGGCTGCGCTGATCTTCGTCAACACGATCGTCTGCCCGGCCGCAGCGGCCATCGGCTTCATCGTGGTCGAGCACTTCCGTCACGGGAAGGCCACCGCCGTCGGCGCCGCCTCCGGTGTCGTGGCCGGTCTGGTCGCGATCACGCCGGCCTGCGCCAACCTGACGCCGTTCTGGTCCATCGTGCTCGGCCTCGTCGCCGGTGCCGTCTGTGCGGTCGCCATCGAGCTCAAGTACAAGCTCGGCTTCGACGACTCGCTCGACGTGGTCGGCCTGCACCTGGTCGCGGGCGTCATCGGCACGCTGTACCTCGGCTTCTTCGCGATCGACACCGGCCTCTTCACGGGCGGCAACATCGACCAGCTGATCGTCCAGTTCATCCCGGCTGTCGCCATCGCGACCTACAGCTTCGTGATGGCCTTCATCATCGCGAAGGTGATCGACGTGACGGTCGGCTTCCGTGTCACCGAGGAGGAGGAGGTCGCCGGCATCGACAGCGTCCTCCACGGTGGCGAGGGCTACGCGCTCGACTGA
- a CDS encoding arsenate reductase family protein, which yields MADVTVLHHPGCSTSRHALDSAAQAGVEVEEVRYLKQPLDRATLLALLERLEDEPADLVRKDAFFKEQGLDAADYTTPEQVADLLVEHPRLLQRPVLVRGTLDGPGRAIIGRPKDRADAFLREG from the coding sequence ATGGCCGACGTCACCGTCCTGCACCACCCGGGCTGCTCCACCTCGCGGCACGCGCTCGACTCCGCCGCGCAGGCGGGCGTCGAGGTCGAGGAGGTGCGCTACCTGAAGCAGCCGCTCGACCGCGCCACGCTGCTCGCGCTCCTGGAGCGGCTCGAGGACGAGCCCGCCGACCTCGTCCGCAAGGACGCCTTCTTCAAGGAGCAGGGTCTGGACGCCGCCGACTACACGACGCCCGAGCAGGTCGCCGACCTGCTCGTCGAGCACCCCCGTCTGCTCCAGCGGCCCGTGCTGGTGCGCGGCACGCTGGACGGACCCGGACGGGCCATCATCGGGCGGCCGAAGGACCGCGCCGACGCCTTCCTGCGCGAGGGCTGA
- the rpsP gene encoding 30S ribosomal protein S16 gives MAVKIRLKRMGKIRTPYYRIVVADSRTKRDGRVIEEIGTYNPKTEPSTIHVVSERAQYWLGVGAQPTEAVAALLKITGDIGGTSTLKQPEPKADKAALFDAALKELHSEPKTDATTKKKAAKKADEAPAEEAKAEDTAAEAPAEAESTES, from the coding sequence GTGGCCGTCAAGATTCGCCTGAAGCGGATGGGCAAGATCCGCACCCCGTACTACCGCATCGTCGTCGCCGACTCGCGCACCAAGCGCGACGGTCGTGTGATCGAGGAGATCGGCACGTACAACCCGAAGACCGAGCCGTCGACGATCCACGTCGTCTCCGAGCGCGCCCAGTACTGGCTTGGCGTCGGCGCCCAGCCCACCGAGGCCGTCGCCGCGCTGCTCAAGATCACCGGCGACATCGGTGGCACCAGCACCCTCAAGCAGCCCGAGCCGAAGGCCGACAAGGCCGCGCTGTTCGACGCCGCCCTGAAGGAGCTGCACTCGGAGCCCAAGACCGACGCGACCACCAAGAAGAAGGCCGCGAAGAAGGCTGACGAGGCACCCGCCGAGGAGGCCAAGGCCGAGGACACCGCTGCCGAGGCGCCCGCCGAGGCCGAGAGCACCGAGTCCTGA
- a CDS encoding ABC transporter ATP-binding protein, with product MSGGPRGPMAAGAMAPQRASDFRGTARRIGRRLLQDRATVTAIAALGVIGTTLSVLGPRLLGHATDLVFSGYLSSRLPAGASQAEVVERLRADGQDRLADVLLGADVRPGQGIDFTQLGWVLAGAIVLYVLASGFMWWQGRLTTAVVQRMVGGLRDDVEATLHRLPLSFVDGTERGELMSRTTNDIDNIGQSLQQTISQLLTSLLTVVGTLVMMVWISPLLALVALATIPLAVWLTQAVMRRSQPQFVAQWAATGKVNGHVEEVFTGHEVVKVFGRQRDVREEFERRNDALFTSAFRAQFISGVIQPLMMFVSNLNYVLVAVIGAVRVSTGSLTVGDVQAFIQYSRQFTQPLTQIASMVNLLQSGMASAERVLALLDTELERPDVGPGGAAPLVPTQPVRGRVVLDDVAFSYTDAPLIEGLDLVAEPGATVAIVGPTGAGKTTLVNLLLRFYELDAGRITLDGVDVATMDRQALRRCFGVVLQDAWLFKGTIRENIAYGRVGDVDDAAVRRAAEAASVDHLVRTLPDGYDTVVDEGGGSLSAGQRQLLTIARAFHADPPVLVLDEATSSVDTRTEALVQEAMGRLRRDRTSFVVAHRLSTIREADTIVVMESGRIVEQGDHDTLLAAEGAYARLYAAQFAGTAT from the coding sequence ATGAGCGGCGGACCACGCGGGCCGATGGCCGCCGGAGCCATGGCGCCCCAGCGCGCGTCGGACTTCCGGGGCACCGCGCGACGCATCGGGCGACGACTGCTCCAGGACCGCGCGACGGTCACTGCCATCGCCGCGCTGGGTGTCATCGGCACGACCCTGTCCGTGCTCGGCCCGCGGCTCCTCGGGCACGCGACCGACCTCGTCTTCAGCGGCTACCTGTCGAGCCGGCTGCCGGCCGGCGCGAGCCAGGCCGAGGTCGTGGAGCGGCTGCGTGCCGACGGCCAGGACCGTCTCGCGGACGTGCTCCTCGGTGCCGACGTGCGCCCCGGGCAGGGCATCGACTTCACGCAGCTCGGCTGGGTGCTGGCGGGCGCGATCGTGCTGTACGTCCTGGCGTCGGGCTTCATGTGGTGGCAGGGCCGGCTCACCACCGCCGTCGTGCAGCGGATGGTCGGCGGCCTGCGCGACGACGTGGAGGCCACGCTGCACCGGCTGCCGCTCTCGTTCGTCGACGGCACGGAGCGCGGCGAGCTGATGTCGCGCACCACCAACGACATCGACAACATCGGCCAGTCGCTGCAGCAGACGATCAGCCAGCTCCTGACCTCGTTGCTCACGGTCGTCGGCACGCTCGTCATGATGGTCTGGATCTCGCCGCTGCTGGCGCTCGTGGCCCTGGCCACGATCCCGCTCGCCGTGTGGCTGACACAGGCGGTCATGCGCCGCTCGCAGCCGCAGTTCGTCGCCCAGTGGGCCGCCACCGGGAAGGTCAACGGCCACGTGGAGGAGGTCTTCACGGGTCACGAGGTGGTCAAGGTCTTCGGCCGCCAGCGCGACGTCCGGGAGGAGTTCGAGCGCCGCAACGACGCCCTGTTCACGTCGGCGTTCCGGGCCCAGTTCATCTCGGGCGTCATCCAGCCGCTCATGATGTTCGTCTCCAACCTCAACTACGTGCTGGTCGCCGTGATCGGCGCGGTCCGGGTCTCGACCGGCAGCCTCACGGTGGGGGACGTCCAGGCCTTCATCCAGTACTCGCGGCAGTTCACGCAGCCGCTCACCCAGATCGCGTCGATGGTCAACCTCCTGCAGTCCGGCATGGCCTCGGCCGAGCGCGTGCTGGCCCTGCTCGACACCGAGCTGGAGCGTCCCGACGTGGGGCCCGGCGGCGCGGCGCCGCTCGTGCCGACGCAGCCCGTGCGGGGTCGGGTGGTCCTGGACGACGTGGCGTTCTCCTACACCGACGCTCCGCTCATCGAGGGTCTCGACCTCGTCGCCGAGCCGGGCGCGACCGTGGCGATCGTCGGACCGACCGGCGCGGGCAAGACGACCCTCGTCAACCTGCTGCTGCGCTTCTACGAGCTCGACGCCGGACGCATCACGCTCGACGGCGTCGACGTCGCCACGATGGACCGCCAGGCGCTGCGACGGTGCTTCGGCGTGGTGCTGCAGGACGCCTGGCTGTTCAAGGGCACCATCCGCGAGAACATCGCCTACGGCCGCGTGGGCGACGTCGACGACGCCGCCGTCAGGCGCGCCGCGGAGGCCGCCTCGGTCGACCACCTCGTCCGGACGCTGCCCGACGGCTACGACACCGTCGTCGACGAGGGCGGGGGGAGCCTCAGCGCCGGCCAGCGCCAGCTGCTCACCATCGCCCGCGCGTTCCACGCCGACCCGCCCGTGCTGGTGCTCGACGAGGCGACGAGCTCGGTCGACACGCGCACGGAGGCGCTCGTGCAGGAGGCCATGGGCCGGTTGCGGCGCGACCGCACGTCGTTCGTGGTCGCGCACCGCCTGTCGACCATCCGCGAGGCCGACACCATCGTCGTCATGGAGTCCGGCCGCATCGTCGAGCAGGGCGACCACGACACGCTGCTGGCCGCCGAGGGTGCGTACGCCCGGCTCTACGCCGCGCAGTTCGCCGGCACCGCCACGTGA
- the ffh gene encoding signal recognition particle protein produces MFDSLQDRLQSAFKNLRGKGRLSEADIDATAREIRLALLDADVAVPVVRAFTARVKERALGVEVSKALNPAQQVVKIVNEELVTILGGETRRVRFAKNPPTVIMLAGLQGAGKTTLAGKLGRWLKEQGNSPMLVACDLQRPNAVNQLQVVGQQAGVTVFAPEAGNTGGGDGGAEGTRSVGDPVQVARDAIAEARRTLHDVVVVDTAGRLGIDADLMQQARDIRDAVNPDEVLFVIDAMIGQDAVQTAEAFAEGVDFTGVVLTKLDGDARGGAALSVREITGRPIMFASTGEKLTDFDVFHPDRMAGRILDMGDMLSLIEQAEKVYDAEQAEKDAERMLGGTFTLQDFLKQMETLSKMGSMSKLMGLLPGMGQFKDQIANFDDRELDKVKAIILSMTPKERDDPKIIDGSRRARISKGSGTSVQDVNQLVTRFFEARKMMQQMAKGGGMPGMGGVPGMPGVGKRAGARQKPQNQKKKGKRVSGNPAKRAQASQQKPAAKDGAEAFGFGGQQGAQDFELPKELRDLL; encoded by the coding sequence ATGTTCGACTCCCTGCAAGACCGCCTCCAGTCCGCGTTCAAGAACCTGCGCGGCAAGGGACGGCTCAGCGAGGCCGACATCGACGCCACCGCGCGCGAGATCCGTCTCGCCCTGCTCGATGCCGACGTCGCCGTCCCGGTGGTCCGCGCGTTCACGGCGCGGGTCAAGGAGCGCGCGCTGGGCGTCGAGGTCTCCAAGGCGCTCAACCCGGCGCAGCAGGTCGTCAAGATCGTCAACGAGGAGCTCGTGACGATCCTCGGCGGCGAGACGCGCCGCGTCCGGTTCGCGAAGAACCCGCCGACCGTCATCATGCTCGCCGGCCTCCAGGGAGCGGGCAAGACCACGCTCGCGGGCAAGCTCGGCCGCTGGCTCAAGGAGCAGGGCAACAGCCCGATGCTCGTGGCCTGCGACCTGCAGCGCCCCAACGCCGTCAACCAGCTGCAGGTCGTCGGCCAGCAGGCCGGCGTCACCGTGTTCGCCCCCGAGGCCGGCAACACCGGCGGCGGCGACGGGGGCGCCGAGGGCACCCGCTCCGTCGGCGACCCCGTGCAGGTGGCCCGCGACGCGATCGCCGAGGCCCGCCGCACCCTGCACGACGTCGTCGTGGTCGACACCGCCGGACGCCTCGGCATCGACGCCGACCTCATGCAGCAGGCGCGCGACATCCGCGACGCCGTGAACCCCGACGAGGTCCTGTTCGTCATCGACGCGATGATCGGCCAGGACGCCGTGCAGACGGCCGAGGCGTTCGCCGAGGGCGTTGACTTCACCGGCGTGGTGCTCACCAAGCTCGACGGCGACGCCCGGGGCGGTGCTGCGCTGTCGGTCCGCGAGATCACCGGCCGGCCCATCATGTTCGCCTCCACGGGCGAGAAGCTCACCGACTTCGACGTCTTCCACCCCGACCGCATGGCCGGCCGGATCCTCGACATGGGCGACATGCTGTCGCTCATCGAGCAGGCCGAGAAGGTCTACGACGCCGAGCAGGCCGAGAAGGACGCCGAGCGCATGCTCGGGGGCACCTTCACGCTCCAGGACTTCCTCAAGCAGATGGAGACCCTGTCGAAGATGGGGTCCATGAGCAAGCTCATGGGCCTGCTCCCGGGCATGGGCCAGTTCAAGGACCAGATCGCGAACTTCGACGACCGCGAGCTCGACAAGGTGAAGGCGATCATCCTGTCGATGACGCCGAAGGAGCGCGACGACCCCAAGATCATCGACGGGTCGCGCCGCGCCCGGATCTCCAAGGGCTCGGGCACCTCGGTGCAGGACGTCAACCAGCTCGTCACCCGCTTCTTCGAGGCACGCAAGATGATGCAGCAGATGGCGAAGGGCGGGGGCATGCCCGGCATGGGCGGCGTCCCCGGCATGCCCGGCGTCGGCAAGCGGGCCGGCGCCCGCCAGAAGCCGCAGAACCAGAAGAAGAAGGGCAAGCGCGTGTCGGGCAACCCGGCCAAGCGGGCCCAGGCGTCCCAGCAGAAGCCGGCCGCGAAGGACGGCGCCGAGGCGTTCGGCTTCGGCGGCCAGCAGGGCGCGCAGGACTTCGAGCTGCCGAAGGAGCTCAGGGACCTGCTCTGA
- a CDS encoding RNA-binding protein: protein MAGRTQEVIEHLVSAIVDHPDEVDVRAASTRRGDLFEVRVNPADLGKVIGRSGRTASAIRTVTGAIAGTKGARIDFVDVDRQR from the coding sequence GTGGCTGGTCGCACGCAGGAGGTCATCGAGCACCTCGTGTCGGCCATCGTCGACCACCCCGACGAGGTCGACGTGCGCGCCGCGTCGACCCGCCGGGGCGACCTCTTCGAGGTGCGGGTCAACCCTGCCGACCTCGGCAAGGTGATCGGCCGCTCCGGTCGTACCGCGTCGGCGATCCGCACCGTCACCGGAGCGATCGCCGGCACCAAGGGTGCCCGCATCGACTTCGTGGACGTCGACCGCCAGCGCTGA
- a CDS encoding crotonase/enoyl-CoA hydratase family protein, translated as MSEPVRYDVDDAVCTITLHRPDVRNAVDGPTAAALLAAFERFEADDDVAVAVLHGEGGTFCAGADLSAVADPERGHVLDPDGHGPMGPTRMALTKPLVAAIEGHAVAGGLELALLADLRVAAEDAVLGVFCRRWGVPLIDGGTVRLPRVVGHGRAMDLVLTGRPVEAHEALQMGLVNRVVAPGRALDVAHELAEQLAAFPQACLRADRASVLGQWDLPLAEALRAEGAGGLPVVAAEAVEGAARFVAGAGRHGRFDDGAPDR; from the coding sequence GTGAGCGAACCCGTCCGCTACGACGTCGACGACGCCGTCTGCACGATCACCCTGCACCGACCCGACGTCCGCAACGCCGTCGACGGCCCCACCGCCGCAGCCCTCCTGGCCGCCTTCGAGCGCTTCGAGGCCGACGACGACGTCGCCGTCGCCGTGCTCCACGGCGAGGGAGGCACGTTCTGCGCGGGCGCCGACCTGTCGGCCGTCGCCGACCCCGAGCGCGGCCACGTGCTCGACCCCGACGGCCACGGCCCGATGGGGCCGACCCGCATGGCGCTGACGAAGCCGCTCGTCGCCGCCATCGAGGGCCACGCCGTGGCCGGCGGTCTCGAGCTCGCGCTGCTCGCCGACCTCCGGGTCGCCGCCGAGGACGCCGTGCTCGGGGTGTTCTGCCGCCGCTGGGGCGTCCCGCTCATCGACGGTGGCACCGTGCGGCTGCCGCGTGTCGTCGGGCACGGCCGGGCGATGGACCTCGTGCTCACCGGACGCCCCGTGGAGGCGCACGAGGCGCTGCAGATGGGACTCGTCAACCGGGTCGTGGCCCCCGGACGCGCGCTCGACGTCGCCCACGAGCTGGCCGAGCAGCTCGCGGCCTTCCCGCAGGCCTGCCTCCGCGCGGACCGCGCGTCGGTGCTGGGGCAGTGGGACCTCCCGCTGGCCGAAGCGCTGCGCGCCGAGGGCGCGGGCGGGCTGCCCGTCGTCGCCGCCGAGGCCGTCGAGGGCGCGGCGCGCTTCGTGGCCGGCGCGGGCCGGCACGGTCGCTTCGACGACGGTGCCCCGGACCGGTGA
- a CDS encoding ABC transporter ATP-binding protein, with protein MLIPLLRRHLRPYRGPIAVVVLFQLAQTIANLYLPGLNAEIIDDGVVRGDVGRIWTTGGVMLLVTVLQVACTVVAVYVGARVAMALGRDLRAGVFDAVEGFAARELAHFGAPTLVTRATNDVQQVQLLVFMALTLLVSAPIMAVGGVAMALRQDVELSGLLVVVIPVLVVAVGLIIRTMRPLFRQMQERIDGLNDVMREQIQGIRVVRAFATEEREAERFARANQAYVDVAVAAGRVMALMFPTVMLVMNVSVVAATWFGGYRIASGDLQVGTLTAFQNYLVQILMAVMMATFMLMLWPRAEVSAERITEVLETEPSIVAAPDADDTPVARGALEVRDASFAYPGAEQDVLHGVSLVARPGETTAVVGSTGSGKSTLVNLVPRLFDVTAGQVLLDGRDVRTMTPEAVWAAIGLVPQRAFLFSGTVASNLRYGRPDASDAELWEALDVAQARDVVEALPEGLQAPVSQGGTNFSGGQRQRLAIARALVKRPLVYLFDDSFSALDYATDAALRDALRPLTRDAAVVTVAQRVSTIRDADRIVVLDEGSVVGTGTHRDLMDTCAVYREIVLSQLSEAEAR; from the coding sequence GTGCTGATCCCGCTCCTGCGCCGCCACCTGCGGCCCTACCGCGGACCGATCGCCGTGGTCGTGCTGTTCCAGCTGGCGCAGACGATCGCCAACCTCTACCTGCCGGGGCTCAACGCCGAGATCATCGACGACGGCGTCGTCCGCGGCGACGTGGGACGCATCTGGACCACGGGCGGCGTGATGCTGCTCGTCACCGTGCTGCAGGTGGCGTGCACGGTCGTCGCCGTCTACGTGGGGGCGCGGGTGGCGATGGCGCTCGGCCGCGACCTGCGCGCCGGCGTGTTCGACGCGGTCGAGGGGTTCGCCGCCCGCGAGCTGGCCCACTTCGGCGCGCCGACGCTGGTCACGCGCGCCACGAACGACGTGCAGCAGGTGCAGCTGCTCGTGTTCATGGCGCTGACGCTCCTGGTGTCGGCCCCGATCATGGCGGTCGGGGGCGTCGCGATGGCCCTGCGCCAGGACGTCGAGCTGTCGGGCCTGCTCGTCGTGGTCATCCCCGTCCTGGTGGTGGCCGTGGGCCTCATCATCCGCACGATGCGTCCGCTGTTCCGTCAGATGCAGGAGCGGATCGACGGCCTCAACGACGTCATGCGCGAGCAGATCCAGGGCATCCGCGTCGTCCGGGCGTTCGCCACCGAGGAGCGCGAGGCCGAGCGCTTCGCGCGGGCCAACCAGGCGTACGTCGACGTCGCGGTCGCGGCCGGGCGCGTGATGGCACTGATGTTCCCGACGGTCATGCTCGTCATGAACGTCTCGGTCGTGGCCGCCACCTGGTTCGGTGGCTACCGCATCGCGTCGGGCGACCTGCAGGTCGGCACGCTGACCGCGTTCCAGAACTACCTCGTGCAGATCCTCATGGCCGTCATGATGGCGACCTTCATGCTCATGCTCTGGCCGCGCGCCGAGGTGTCGGCGGAGCGGATCACCGAGGTCCTGGAGACCGAGCCGAGCATCGTCGCCGCGCCCGACGCCGACGACACGCCCGTGGCCCGCGGCGCGCTGGAGGTGCGCGACGCCTCCTTCGCGTATCCAGGGGCCGAGCAGGACGTGCTGCACGGCGTCTCCCTCGTGGCCAGACCGGGGGAGACCACCGCGGTCGTGGGGTCGACCGGCAGCGGGAAGTCGACGCTGGTCAACCTCGTGCCCCGACTCTTCGACGTCACCGCGGGGCAGGTGCTGCTCGACGGCCGGGACGTGCGGACGATGACGCCCGAGGCGGTCTGGGCGGCGATCGGGCTGGTGCCCCAGCGCGCGTTCCTGTTCTCCGGCACGGTGGCGTCGAACCTGCGCTACGGCCGTCCCGACGCGAGCGACGCCGAGCTGTGGGAGGCACTCGACGTGGCCCAGGCGCGCGACGTCGTCGAGGCGCTGCCCGAGGGGCTCCAGGCACCCGTCTCGCAGGGCGGCACCAACTTCTCCGGCGGTCAGCGGCAGCGGCTGGCGATCGCCCGCGCGCTGGTGAAGCGTCCGCTCGTGTACCTGTTCGACGACTCCTTCTCCGCGCTCGACTACGCCACCGACGCGGCGCTGCGGGACGCCCTGAGGCCGCTGACCCGCGACGCCGCGGTCGTGACCGTCGCCCAGCGGGTCTCGACCATCCGCGACGCCGACCGGATCGTCGTCCTTGACGAGGGCAGCGTCGTCGGCACGGGCACGCACCGAGACCTCATGGACACGTGCGCGGTCTACCGCGAGATCGTCCTCTCCCAGCTCAGCGAGGCGGAGGCGCGATGA
- the rimM gene encoding ribosome maturation factor RimM (Essential for efficient processing of 16S rRNA) produces the protein MRVVVGRIGRAHGIKGELAVQVRTDEPERRFAPGTALVAGDRTVVVAAARNHSGRLLLRLEGVGDRTAAEALHGRVLEVDVDPDDVPEDDDAYYDHQLVGLRVHDHAGTDVGVVADVLHLPEQDLLSLDLDAGARGVLVPFVVALVPDVDLGAGHVTLADVPGLLDPDAQAVAEPERAAGGADA, from the coding sequence GTGCGCGTCGTCGTCGGCCGCATCGGCCGGGCCCACGGCATCAAGGGCGAGCTCGCCGTCCAGGTCCGCACCGACGAGCCGGAGCGTCGCTTCGCACCTGGCACCGCCCTCGTCGCCGGCGACCGCACCGTCGTCGTGGCAGCCGCCCGGAACCACTCCGGGCGGCTCCTGCTGCGTCTGGAGGGCGTCGGCGACCGCACCGCGGCCGAGGCCCTGCACGGACGCGTCCTCGAGGTCGACGTCGACCCCGACGACGTGCCCGAGGACGACGACGCCTACTACGACCACCAGCTCGTCGGCCTGCGCGTGCACGACCACGCCGGCACCGACGTCGGGGTCGTCGCCGACGTGCTCCACCTGCCCGAGCAGGACCTGCTGTCGCTCGACCTCGACGCGGGCGCGCGCGGCGTGCTCGTGCCGTTCGTGGTCGCGCTCGTCCCCGACGTCGACCTGGGTGCGGGCCACGTGACGCTCGCCGACGTGCCCGGTCTGCTCGACCCCGACGCCCAGGCCGTCGCCGAGCCCGAGCGGGCCGCCGGCGGTGCCGACGCATGA
- the rplS gene encoding 50S ribosomal protein L19, with amino-acid sequence MTNLVDQVAAESRRDDVPAFRAGDTLKVHVKVVEGNRSRVQVFQGVCIKLQGSGIGRTFTVRKVSFGVGVERTFPLHTPVIEKIEVATRGDVRRAKLYYLRSLRGKAAKIKEKRED; translated from the coding sequence ATGACCAACCTGGTCGACCAGGTCGCAGCCGAGTCCCGTCGCGACGACGTCCCCGCGTTCCGCGCCGGCGACACCCTCAAGGTCCACGTCAAGGTCGTCGAGGGCAACCGCTCTCGCGTCCAGGTGTTCCAGGGCGTCTGCATCAAGCTGCAGGGCTCGGGCATCGGCCGCACCTTCACGGTGCGCAAGGTCAGCTTCGGCGTCGGCGTCGAGCGCACCTTCCCGCTGCACACGCCCGTCATCGAGAAGATCGAGGTCGCGACCCGCGGCGACGTGCGTCGCGCGAAGCTCTACTACCTCCGCTCGCTGCGCGGCAAGGCCGCGAAGATCAAGGAGAAGCGCGAGGACTGA
- the trmD gene encoding tRNA (guanosine(37)-N1)-methyltransferase TrmD, protein MRIDVVSIFPAYLDALDLSLAGRAREKGLLQIATHDLRDFTHDRHRTVDDTPYGGGAGMVMKPEPWGEALDTVATDDSVVVVPTPSGTPFRQSLAHDLSRERHLVFACGRYEGIDQRVIDHARERWRVEEVSLGDFVLNGGEVAALAVIEAVVRLVPGFMGNPASLAEESHGEDGLLEYPVYTKPATWRGHTVPDVLLSGHHGAIAAWRHEQALQRTRERRPDLLGDASETSS, encoded by the coding sequence CTGCGCATCGACGTCGTCTCCATCTTCCCGGCGTACCTCGACGCGCTCGACCTGTCGCTCGCCGGCCGGGCCCGCGAGAAGGGTCTGCTGCAGATCGCGACGCACGACCTGCGCGACTTCACCCACGACCGGCATCGCACCGTCGACGACACGCCCTACGGCGGCGGCGCCGGCATGGTCATGAAGCCCGAGCCGTGGGGCGAGGCCCTCGACACGGTCGCCACCGACGACAGCGTCGTCGTGGTGCCCACGCCGTCGGGCACCCCGTTCCGCCAGTCCCTCGCGCACGACCTCAGCCGCGAGCGGCACCTCGTGTTCGCGTGCGGTCGCTACGAGGGGATCGACCAGCGCGTCATCGACCACGCCCGCGAGCGCTGGCGCGTCGAGGAGGTCTCCCTCGGCGACTTCGTCCTCAACGGGGGAGAGGTCGCCGCGCTCGCGGTGATCGAGGCCGTCGTGCGCCTCGTCCCCGGCTTCATGGGCAACCCCGCCTCGCTCGCCGAGGAGTCGCACGGCGAGGACGGCCTCCTGGAGTACCCCGTGTACACCAAGCCGGCCACGTGGCGCGGCCACACGGTGCCCGACGTCCTGCTGTCCGGCCACCACGGCGCGATCGCCGCCTGGCGGCACGAGCAGGCGCTGCAGCGCACCCGCGAGCGGCGCCCGGACCTGCTCGGTGACGCGTCCGAAACATCGAGTTAA